The Elusimicrobiota bacterium genome contains the following window.
AAAGTGGTTTTCTTCATGACCCTATCCTACCAATCGCCCCCCTTTTCCCTGTGGGCCGAGGAGGCCCCAAACGGCCCGCCAAGCGGCCTACTCCGAACCGGGCCCCCGGGCCTAGCCCCTTCGGGGGCCATTTCGCTAGAGTGTCGGCGTGGATCCCCGCGTCGTGCCGTCTCCGCCCGCCGGCTCTCCCTGGAGCGGGTGGGCCTTGCCCGACATCAAGCACTGCGAGGCCAACCTCGCCGGCTGGATCGCGGCCCCCGCCAACGCCTGGTCGAACCTGGCGTACGTCGCGGTCGGGGTCTGGATCATGCGGCGCGCCTCCCGGCGCGGCGTCCTGACGGCCGGGGGCCTCGGCCCGGTGTCCATCGCGGTCGGGGTCACGTCTTTCGTCTTCCACGCCTCGTACACCTTCGCCGGCCAGGTGTTCGATTACGCCGGGATGTTCCTGCTCCTCGGCTGGGCGTTGGCGCGGGGACTGATGCGCGCCGGCCTGCTCGGCGAGGCGGGCGCGCTCCGGTTCTGGGGCGGCCTGTTCGCGGCGAGCATGGCCGCCTTGTTCGCCTTCCGGGCCCTGGGCTGGGGCATCCAGACCCTCGTCCTCGTCCAGGCCCTGGCCCTCGCCGCCCTGGAGATCCGGCTCATGCTCGTCAAGCGCGACGCCCCCTCCTACGCCCCGTTCTGGCTGATGCAGTTCCTGCTCGCGGCCGCTTACGCCTGCTGGCACCTCGACCATACCGACTTCGCCTGCCGCCCCGACGACCACCTGCTCCAGCTCCACGCGGTCTGGCACGTCGTCACGGCCGGCGCCTTCGTCGCCGCCTGGCGCTTCCACGAGGGCATCGACGCCCGCGCCGCGCGATAACGTTACCTCCCCGTCGAACCGGCGTCACCCGCCGCGCGCTAGAATGAGCGCATGAAAAAGGAAAAACCCGGGCCGCAGGGACTCGCGAACCTGAAGACGTGGCGCCTGCCGTTCAGCTCCGACGTGAAGAGCCGGAGGCGGCAGACCTGGGAGAACCGCCGCCCGCACAAGCGGCGCACCGGGATGCGCCCCGACGCCGTCCTCGGCACGCCCGAGCTGCACTGGACCGAGCCGCCGAAGCTCGGCCGCTCCGGCGCCGCGGTCAACGCGTCGCCCAAGGGCCGGGGCGCTCCGATGCACGAGCCGGTCTTCTTCGCCCGCAAGGTCAACCGGCTCCGGCATCGCTCGCTGCGCCACGGAAAAACACGGCCCTGACGCCGCCGGCCGTGCTAGAATGGGGCTCATGAAGAGAGCCTTCCTCTGCGCCGCCCTCCTCGCCTCCTCGTCGTGCGTGCACGCCGGCATCCGGCTCAGCGACGCCGAGGCCGAGGCCGTCGGCCGGAAGATCTGGCACAACGAGAGCCGCGGCTCGATCGACGGCCTCACGCACTGGAACAAGGGCGAGGATTTCGCCTCGCTGGGCATCGGCCACTTCATCTGGTACAAGGCCGGCGCGCGCGGCCCGTTCACCGAGAGCTTCCCCGGCCTCCTCGACGCCCTGGCCGCCGGCGGGAAGACCCTGCCCGCCTGGCTGCAGGGCCGGCCGCCGTGCCCCTGGCCCGACCGCGACGCCTTCTTCGCCGACTTCCGCGGCCCGCGCATGAACGAGCTCCGCGACCTGCTGGCCTCCTCCGTCGGCCTCCAGGCCCGCTACGCCGCCGACCGCCTCGAGGCCGCTTTGCCCAAGATACTCGCCGCGGCGCCGGCTTCCGAGCGGCCGGCGCTGCAGACCCGGTTCGACCGCGTCGCCTCCGCGCCCAACGGCGTGTACGCGCTGATGGACTACGTGAACTTCAAGGGCGAGGGCGTCAACCCGGCCGAGCGCTACGACGGCGAGGGCTGGGGCCTGCTCCAGGTCCTCGAGGGGATGGCGGATTCG
Protein-coding sequences here:
- a CDS encoding ceramidase domain-containing protein, yielding MDPRVVPSPPAGSPWSGWALPDIKHCEANLAGWIAAPANAWSNLAYVAVGVWIMRRASRRGVLTAGGLGPVSIAVGVTSFVFHASYTFAGQVFDYAGMFLLLGWALARGLMRAGLLGEAGALRFWGGLFAASMAALFAFRALGWGIQTLVLVQALALAALEIRLMLVKRDAPSYAPFWLMQFLLAAAYACWHLDHTDFACRPDDHLLQLHAVWHVVTAGAFVAAWRFHEGIDARAAR